One segment of Mycolicibacterium baixiangningiae DNA contains the following:
- a CDS encoding DUF501 domain-containing protein yields the protein MVERTDLDAVAQQLGREPRGVLEIAYRCPNGEPGVVKTAPRLPDGTPFPTLYYLTHPALTAAASRLESEGLMREMTERLSQDTDLADAYRRAHESYLAERDAIEPLGTTFTGGGMPDRVKCLHVMIAHSLAKGPGVNPFGDEALAILAAEPGMRGIVDPKIWRTRG from the coding sequence GTGGTTGAGCGCACCGATCTGGACGCCGTCGCGCAGCAGTTGGGCCGTGAGCCGCGTGGTGTCCTGGAGATCGCCTACCGCTGTCCCAACGGTGAGCCCGGCGTCGTCAAGACCGCGCCGCGGCTGCCCGACGGCACCCCGTTCCCGACGCTGTACTACCTCACCCATCCGGCGCTGACCGCGGCGGCGAGCCGCCTGGAATCCGAAGGCCTGATGCGGGAGATGACCGAAAGGCTCTCGCAGGACACCGATTTGGCCGACGCGTACCGGCGGGCGCACGAGTCGTATCTGGCCGAACGCGATGCGATCGAACCGCTGGGCACGACGTTCACCGGTGGCGGTATGCCCGACCGGGTGAAGTGTCTGCACGTGATGATCGCCCACTCGCTCGCGAAGGGACCGGGGGTGAATCCGTTCGGTGACGAGGCGTTGGCGATCCTGGCCGCCGAACCGGGTATGCGGGGGATCGTGGACCCGAAGATATGGAGAACGCGTGGTTAG
- a CDS encoding Ppx/GppA phosphatase family protein: protein MVRVAAVDCGTNSIRLLIADEADGRLTDVHREMRIVRLGQGVDATGEFAPDALARTRAALVDYAELMRTFEVGRVRMVATSAARDVSNRDEFFQMTAEVLGAVVDGAVAEVITGTEEAELSFRGAVGDLDPAAGPFVVVDLGGGSTEVVVGSGAPGDGVQASFSADIGCVRLTERCLHSDPPTVEEVDAARAVIRTALDEALSHVPVQSAHTWVGVAGTMTTLAALAHQMTTYDPDAIHLSHTGFHALLEVCDDLIAMTRQQRAALGPMHEGRVDVIGGGAIIVEELARLLGERAGIDELVVSEHDILDGIALSIT from the coding sequence GTGGTTAGGGTGGCGGCGGTCGACTGTGGGACCAATTCGATCCGGTTGCTGATCGCCGACGAGGCCGACGGCCGGCTGACCGACGTGCACCGCGAGATGCGCATCGTGCGGCTGGGCCAAGGTGTGGACGCCACCGGTGAATTCGCGCCGGACGCTCTGGCCCGCACCCGCGCCGCGCTGGTCGACTACGCGGAGCTGATGCGGACCTTCGAGGTGGGCAGGGTCCGGATGGTGGCGACGTCGGCCGCCCGTGACGTCTCCAACCGTGACGAGTTCTTCCAGATGACCGCCGAGGTGTTGGGCGCGGTGGTCGATGGGGCGGTCGCGGAGGTCATCACCGGCACCGAGGAAGCCGAGTTGTCGTTCCGCGGCGCGGTCGGCGACCTCGATCCGGCGGCCGGACCGTTCGTGGTGGTCGATCTCGGAGGCGGGTCGACGGAGGTGGTGGTCGGTTCGGGTGCGCCCGGAGACGGTGTGCAGGCCAGCTTTTCGGCCGACATCGGCTGCGTGCGGTTGACCGAACGGTGCCTGCATTCAGATCCGCCGACCGTCGAGGAGGTCGACGCCGCACGGGCGGTCATCCGCACGGCGCTCGACGAGGCACTGAGTCACGTGCCGGTGCAGAGTGCGCACACGTGGGTCGGGGTGGCGGGCACGATGACGACGCTGGCAGCGCTGGCGCATCAGATGACGACCTACGACCCCGACGCAATCCACCTGTCGCACACAGGATTTCACGCATTGCTCGAGGTGTGTGACGATCTCATCGCGATGACCCGTCAGCAGCGTGCGGCGCTCGGGCCGATGCACGAGGGCCGCGTCGACGTGATCGGCGGAGGGGCGATCATCGTCGAGGAGTTGGCGCGCCTACTCGGTGAGCGGGCCGGCATCGACGAGCTGGTGGTCAGCGAGCACGACATCCTCGACGGTATCGCGCTGTCCATCACCTGA
- a CDS encoding FtsB family cell division protein, which produces MPESKRPDPKRRSPASRPGKPGKPGGADRGRPKGTSTARREPRAIEARPQSEQQDTESVGHAIVRRAEQLAEEQSEQRFGSAARRAAILAAVVCVLTLTIAGPVRTYFSQRTEMKQLKATEEQLREQITELEQQKVKLADPVFVAAQARERLGFVMPGDIPFQVQLPPGAVVPGGGPAAEQPTAPSGQPWYTSLWHTIADEPHGATPAVPPGPPPPPAPPPPPGG; this is translated from the coding sequence GTGCCCGAATCGAAGCGGCCCGATCCCAAGCGTCGATCCCCGGCCTCCAGGCCGGGGAAGCCGGGTAAGCCCGGCGGCGCGGATCGGGGCCGCCCGAAGGGCACGTCCACCGCACGCCGTGAGCCGCGCGCCATCGAGGCCCGGCCGCAGTCCGAACAGCAGGACACCGAATCGGTCGGCCACGCGATCGTGCGGCGGGCCGAACAGCTCGCCGAGGAGCAGTCCGAGCAGCGGTTCGGTTCGGCGGCGCGCCGCGCGGCGATCCTGGCCGCGGTGGTGTGTGTGCTCACGCTGACGATCGCCGGGCCGGTGCGGACGTATTTCTCGCAGCGCACCGAGATGAAGCAACTCAAGGCCACCGAGGAGCAGTTGCGTGAGCAGATCACCGAACTCGAGCAGCAGAAGGTGAAGCTGGCCGACCCGGTGTTCGTCGCCGCGCAGGCGCGCGAGCGGCTGGGTTTCGTGATGCCCGGCGACATCCCGTTCCAGGTGCAGCTGCCGCCCGGGGCGGTGGTGCCCGGCGGCGGTCCGGCCGCCGAACAGCCGACCGCCCCGTCCGGACAGCCCTGGTACACCTCGCTGTGGCACACCATCGCCGACGAGCCCCACGGGGCCACGCCCGCCGTCCCGCCGGGGCCACCGCCTCCGCCCGCTCCGCCCCCGCCGCCCGGTGGTTGA
- a CDS encoding DUF4383 domain-containing protein — MVKRPTLMAVQGAALFVGTGYLLLGALGFLPGVTTNYDSLRWAGHDSDALLFGVFAVSGLHNLVHLALGAAGMFCARTYAASRAYLLAGGITLLGMWIYRAASGHRGVAELFPLNPADNWLHLALGVVMVILALTLAAQHDPTKPRSRASARARAKSRAKSGA, encoded by the coding sequence ATGGTGAAGAGGCCCACATTGATGGCCGTCCAGGGTGCGGCGCTGTTCGTCGGTACCGGCTATCTCCTGCTCGGCGCCCTGGGCTTCCTACCGGGCGTCACCACCAACTACGACTCGCTGCGGTGGGCCGGCCACGACTCCGACGCATTGCTGTTCGGAGTGTTTGCCGTCTCAGGTTTGCACAACCTCGTCCACCTGGCGCTCGGGGCGGCCGGAATGTTCTGCGCCCGCACGTATGCCGCATCGCGCGCGTATCTGCTCGCCGGCGGGATCACGCTGCTCGGCATGTGGATCTACCGTGCGGCATCGGGGCACCGCGGTGTCGCCGAACTGTTCCCGCTCAACCCCGCGGACAACTGGCTGCACCTCGCCCTCGGTGTCGTGATGGTCATACTGGCCCTGACCCTTGCCGCGCAACATGATCCGACGAAGCCCCGTTCGCGCGCAAGCGCAAGGGCACGCGCCAAATCGCGCGCAAAATCCGGCGCCTGA